One Peromyscus leucopus breed LL Stock chromosome 4, UCI_PerLeu_2.1, whole genome shotgun sequence genomic region harbors:
- the Uck1 gene encoding uridine-cytidine kinase 1 isoform X1: MATAGGGGCESAAPEADRPQPRPFLIGVSGGTASGKSTVCEKIMELLGQNEVDRRQRKLVILSQDCFYKVLTAEQKAKALKGQYNFDHPDAFDNDLMHKTLKNIVEGKTVEVPTYDFVTHSRLSETTVVYPADVVLFEGILVFYTQEIRDMFHLRLFVDTDSDVRLSRRVLRDVHRGRDLEQILTQYTTFVKPAFEEFCLPTKKYADVIIPRGVDNMVAINLIVQHIQDILNGDLCKRHRGGPNGRNYKRTFPEPGDHPGVLATGKRSHLESSSRPH; the protein is encoded by the exons ATGGCTACGGCGGGAGGCGGCGGCTGCGAGAGCGCCGCGCCCGAGGCCGATCGTCCCCAGCCGCGGCCGTTCCTCATCGGCGTGAGCGGCGGCACCGCTAGCGGCAAG TCAACAGTGTGCGAGAAGATCATGGAGCTGCTGGGACAGAACGAAGTGGACCGGCGGCAGCGCAAGTTGGTCATCCTGAGCCAGGACTGCTTCTATAAGGTCCTGACGGCCGAGCAGAAGGCCAAGGCCTTGAAGGGACAGTACAATTTCGACCACCCAG ATGCTTTTGATAATGATCTGATGCACAAGACTCTGAAAAACATTGTGGAAGGCAAAACTGTCGAGGTCCCCACCTATGATTTTGTGACCCACTCAAG GTTGTCAGAGACCACGGTGGTCTACCCAGCTGACGTGGTTCTGTTCGAGGGCATCTTGGTATTCTACACTCAGGAGATCCGGGACATGTTCCACCTGCGCCTCTTTGTAGACACAGACTCTGATGTTAGGCTGTCTCGAAGAG TTCTCCGGGATGTGCACCGAGGGAGGGACCTGGAGCAGATTCTGACCCAGTACACCACCTTTGTGAAGCCAGCCTTTGAGGAGTTCTGCCTGCCG ACCAAGAAGTATGCTGATGTGATCATCCCTCGAGGGGTTGACAACATGG TCGCCATCAACCTGATCGTCCAGCACATCCAGGACATTCTCAACGGTGACCTGTGCAAGCGGCACCGAGGAGGGCCCAATGGGCGCAACTACAAGAGGACCTTCCCCGAGCCAGGAGATCACCCTGGGGTGCTGGCCACTGGCAAGCGCTCACACTTGGAGTCCAGCAGCAGGCCCCACTGA
- the Uck1 gene encoding uridine-cytidine kinase 1 isoform X2 produces the protein MATAGGGGCESAAPEADRPQPRPFLIGVSGGTASGKSTVCEKIMELLGQNEVDRRQRKLVILSQDCFYKVLTAEQKAKALKGQYNFDHPDAFDNDLMHKTLKNIVEGKTVEVPTYDFVTHSRLSETTVVYPADVVLFEGILVFYTQEIRDMFHLRLFVDTDSDVRLSRRDQEVC, from the exons ATGGCTACGGCGGGAGGCGGCGGCTGCGAGAGCGCCGCGCCCGAGGCCGATCGTCCCCAGCCGCGGCCGTTCCTCATCGGCGTGAGCGGCGGCACCGCTAGCGGCAAG TCAACAGTGTGCGAGAAGATCATGGAGCTGCTGGGACAGAACGAAGTGGACCGGCGGCAGCGCAAGTTGGTCATCCTGAGCCAGGACTGCTTCTATAAGGTCCTGACGGCCGAGCAGAAGGCCAAGGCCTTGAAGGGACAGTACAATTTCGACCACCCAG ATGCTTTTGATAATGATCTGATGCACAAGACTCTGAAAAACATTGTGGAAGGCAAAACTGTCGAGGTCCCCACCTATGATTTTGTGACCCACTCAAG GTTGTCAGAGACCACGGTGGTCTACCCAGCTGACGTGGTTCTGTTCGAGGGCATCTTGGTATTCTACACTCAGGAGATCCGGGACATGTTCCACCTGCGCCTCTTTGTAGACACAGACTCTGATGTTAGGCTGTCTCGAAGAG ACCAAGAAGTATGCTGA